A genomic region of Chelonia mydas isolate rCheMyd1 chromosome 9, rCheMyd1.pri.v2, whole genome shotgun sequence contains the following coding sequences:
- the LOC102931701 gene encoding BTB/POZ domain-containing protein KCTD12, whose product MALVDNASCSKPSDEFPFPEIIELNVGGQVYITRHLTLVSVPGSLLWEMFTQKNIHSLARDSKGRFFVDRDGFLFRYILDYMRDQQLVLPDHFPERNRLQREAEYFKLPELVKMLSPKLSKQNSIGDDPCQSDPEELSPNADMARNLASASAALTNAPGGSFASSGGGAGPDIRRSGFITIGYRGTYTLGRDSQTDAKFRRVARIMVCGKTSLAKEVFGDTLNESRDPDRPPERYTSRYYLKFTFLEQAFDKLANAGFHMVACNSTGTCAFAHDQTDDKIWTSYTEYVFYRE is encoded by the coding sequence ATGGCCTTGGTGGACAATGCGAGCTGTTCCAAACCCAGCGATGAATTCCCTTTCCCAGAGATCATTGAGCTTAATGTGGGTGGGCAGGTCTACATCACACGCCACCTCACCTTGGTCAGTGTGCCTGGCTCGCTGCTCTGGGAAATGTTCACCCAGAAGAACATCCACTCCTTGGCCCGGGACAGCAAGGGCCGCTTCTTCGTGGACCGGGATGGTTTCCTCTTCCGCTACATCCTGGATTACATGAGGGaccagcagctggtgctgcctGATCACTTCCCGGAGAGGAACCGCCTGCAGCGGGAAGCCGAGTACTTCAAGCTACCAGAGCTGGTCAAGATGCTGTCTCCAAAGCTCAGCAAGCAGAACTCCATCGGGGATGACCCGTGCCAAAGTGACCCAGAGGAGCTGTCGCCCAATGCGGACATGGCCCGCAACCTTGCCTCTGCCAGCGCCGCCCTGACTAATGCCCCTGGGGGCTCCTTTGCCTCCAGCGGGGGCGGTGCTGGCCCAGACATCCGAAGGTCAGGCTTCATCACCATCGGCTACCGGGGCACCTACACCCTGGGCAGAGACAGTCAGACAGATGCCAAGTTCCGCAGGGTGGCGCGGATCATGGTGTGCGGCAAGACCTCGCTCGCCAAAGAAGTCTTTGGGGACACCTTGAACGAGAGCAGGGACCCTGACCGGCCCCCGGAGAGATACACCTCCAGGTACTACCTCAAATTCACCTTCCTAGAGCAAGCCTTTGACAAACTGGCCAACGCCGGCTTCCACATGGTGGCATGCAACTCCACGGGCACCTGCGCCTTTGCCCATGACCAGACAGACGACAAGATCTGGACCTCTTACACCGAATATGTTTTCTACCGTGAGTGA